A window of Helicobacter canis genomic DNA:
CGCACGATTTTTTGCGCGGCGGGGGATAGAGTTTGCCAAAATTGTGCTAGCCTATCAGTCAAAGGTCGGTCCTATGCGCTGGATTGAGCCTTTTACAAGTGATATTATCGCCAAAGCTAGCGGTCAAAATCTCATCATCTATCCCTAGCTTTCACCATAGATAATGCCGAGACAATCTATGAGCTAGGCATTGAGTATAAAGAGCTAGCAAAGCAAAAAGGCGTGAAAGACTATCTCCTGTGCCCGTGTATGAATGATAGCCCAGAGTTTGCTACGATGATATACACGCTTGCAAAGCAAAGGCTAGATTCTAGCCCCACTTGATAAGGATATATATGCTCTACTCTTATGTATTTACTACATTTATGCGCATAATTAGCATAGCAGCGATGCTATGCGCTTTGTGGCTTCTTGGCGGTTG
This region includes:
- a CDS encoding ferrochelatase gives rise to the protein MEYKELAKQKGVKDYLLCPCMNDSPEFATMIYTLAKQRLDSSPT